In Syngnathus acus chromosome 21, fSynAcu1.2, whole genome shotgun sequence, one genomic interval encodes:
- the LOC119115217 gene encoding gamma-crystallin M3-like isoform X1 → MSNTTSSMRSKIIFYEERNFQGRSYECTSDCSDMSSYLSRCQSCRVENGCFMVYERPNFMGNQVFMRRGEYSDAMSMMGTRECIRSCRMIPTQHRGQFRMKIFEKENFSGQSHELVDDCDNIMERFRMNDCMSCQVMEGHWLLFEQPNHRGRMVYVRPGEYRSFREMGISSTRFMSMRRITDSCN, encoded by the exons ATGAGCAACACAACCAGCAGCATGAGGAGCAAG ATCATCTTCTACGAGGAGAGGAACTTCCAGGGTCGCTCCTATGAGTGCACGAGCGACTGCTCCGACATGTCCTCCTACCTGAGCAGGTGTCAGTCCTGCCGGGTTGAGAACGGCTGCTTCATGGTCTATGAGCGCCCCAACTTCATGGGTAACCAGGTCTTTATGAGGAGGGGCGAGTATTCCGACGCCATGAGCATGATGGGCACCAGAGAGTGCATCAGGTCCTGCCGCATGATTCCCACG CAGCACAGAGGCCAGTTCAGGATGAAGATCTTTGAGAAGGAGAACTTCAGCGGCCAGTCGCACGAGCTGGTGGATGATTGCGACAACATCATGGAGCGTTTCCGCATGAAcgactgcatgtcctgtcagGTGATGGAGGGCCACTGGCTGCTGTTTGAGCAGCCCAACCACAGAGGCAGGATGGTCTACGTGAGACCCGGCGAGTACCGCAGCTTCAGGGAGATGGGCATTAGCAGCACTCGCTTCATGAGCATGAGGCGCATCACAGATTCATgcaactaa
- the LOC119115217 gene encoding gamma-crystallin M3-like isoform X2: MSNTTSSMRSKIIFYEERNFQGRSYECTSDCSDMSSYLSRCQSCRVENGCFMVYERPNFMGNQVFMRRGEYSDAMSMMGTRECIRSCRMIPTHRGQFRMKIFEKENFSGQSHELVDDCDNIMERFRMNDCMSCQVMEGHWLLFEQPNHRGRMVYVRPGEYRSFREMGISSTRFMSMRRITDSCN, from the exons ATGAGCAACACAACCAGCAGCATGAGGAGCAAG ATCATCTTCTACGAGGAGAGGAACTTCCAGGGTCGCTCCTATGAGTGCACGAGCGACTGCTCCGACATGTCCTCCTACCTGAGCAGGTGTCAGTCCTGCCGGGTTGAGAACGGCTGCTTCATGGTCTATGAGCGCCCCAACTTCATGGGTAACCAGGTCTTTATGAGGAGGGGCGAGTATTCCGACGCCATGAGCATGATGGGCACCAGAGAGTGCATCAGGTCCTGCCGCATGATTCCCACG CACAGAGGCCAGTTCAGGATGAAGATCTTTGAGAAGGAGAACTTCAGCGGCCAGTCGCACGAGCTGGTGGATGATTGCGACAACATCATGGAGCGTTTCCGCATGAAcgactgcatgtcctgtcagGTGATGGAGGGCCACTGGCTGCTGTTTGAGCAGCCCAACCACAGAGGCAGGATGGTCTACGTGAGACCCGGCGAGTACCGCAGCTTCAGGGAGATGGGCATTAGCAGCACTCGCTTCATGAGCATGAGGCGCATCACAGATTCATgcaactaa